From Segatella copri, the proteins below share one genomic window:
- a CDS encoding helix-turn-helix domain-containing protein — protein MAKHLNPLEKEFLIRKFKGNSKVKLGDFCRANNVSETSFKKWLKQYEEAGIEGLARADAEIGNILPEGIDKTKEGYKREILRLRIENERLKKKYLVRQNEDGQTEYVRLKMKSSK, from the coding sequence ATGGCAAAGCATTTAAATCCATTGGAAAAGGAGTTCTTGATTCGTAAGTTCAAGGGAAACTCCAAAGTTAAGCTCGGTGATTTCTGCAGGGCAAACAATGTCTCGGAAACTTCTTTTAAGAAGTGGCTGAAGCAATATGAAGAAGCAGGCATAGAGGGGTTGGCTCGTGCTGATGCTGAGATTGGGAACATACTTCCTGAGGGCATTGACAAAACCAAGGAGGGGTATAAGCGAGAAATCCTACGCTTGCGTATTGAGAATGAACGGCTCAAAAAAAAATATCTGGTGAGGCAGAACGAGGATGGGCAAACGGAGTATGTTCGTTTAAAAATGAAGAGTTCAAAATAG
- a CDS encoding IS3 family transposase — protein MLSHEYPVKDICKMMGVSRSGYYKWLRREPSSREINREFMVGVVEDIHSEHPTHGYRWVAAYIRINLQLSISDNFSYKCFQYLGIQSQTRHKIHYKPRKVKDKYPNLIYSTWDTVDRPRQVIVSDMTVIKYSWFFFELTMYFDVFTKEILTWHVAERRGHRDQYIDGLNDVINLLKGTDEPTVLHTDQGSVYASLAYNELIKDTLIVRSMSRAGKPTDNPVNESLNGWIKEELFIDFKIETCNSREEFEEALDAYVDYYNEKRPCCAIGYDTPNNYRKRFYKGELPRKDTFGKREANATPKFVTERKKMAGNEKNKE, from the coding sequence ATGCTATCGCACGAGTATCCTGTCAAGGATATCTGCAAGATGATGGGAGTAAGTCGGTCGGGGTATTACAAGTGGCTTAGAAGAGAGCCTTCATCCCGTGAGATCAATCGTGAGTTCATGGTGGGTGTGGTTGAGGACATACACTCGGAACACCCAACACATGGCTACAGGTGGGTGGCGGCGTACATAAGAATCAATTTACAGTTGAGTATCAGCGACAATTTCTCTTATAAATGCTTCCAATATCTTGGTATTCAGTCACAAACGAGACACAAGATACATTACAAACCACGTAAGGTAAAGGATAAGTACCCCAACCTCATTTATTCCACGTGGGACACGGTAGACAGACCTCGACAAGTTATCGTCTCTGACATGACAGTCATCAAATACTCTTGGTTCTTCTTTGAGTTGACCATGTATTTCGATGTCTTTACGAAAGAAATCCTAACGTGGCATGTGGCTGAGAGACGTGGACATAGAGACCAGTACATTGATGGGCTAAATGATGTCATCAACCTGTTGAAGGGCACAGATGAGCCAACTGTTCTTCATACGGACCAAGGTAGCGTGTATGCTTCACTCGCCTATAATGAGCTGATAAAGGACACGTTGATTGTGAGGTCTATGTCCAGGGCAGGAAAGCCTACAGACAACCCTGTGAACGAATCCCTCAACGGATGGATAAAAGAGGAATTGTTCATAGACTTCAAGATTGAGACATGTAATTCAAGAGAGGAGTTCGAGGAGGCCTTGGACGCATACGTGGATTATTACAATGAGAAAAGACCATGTTGTGCTATCGGCTATGATACGCCAAATAATTACAGGAAGAGGTTTTATAAAGGGGAGCTTCCAAGAAAGGACACTTTTGGGAAGCGAGAGGCTAATGCTACACCGAAGTTCGTCACAGAACGGAAGAAAATGGCTGGAAATGAGAAAAATAAAGAATAA
- a CDS encoding ATP-binding protein has product MAEWKEISKGSTALLVEGARRIGKSTIVEEFAKNEYESYIMIDFNEASKEVKALFDDLMNMDFIFLFLQNAYNKTLHERKSVIIFDEVQQCPKARQAIKYLVKDGRYDYIETGSLISIHKSTKDISIPSEEHRIEMFPMDYEEFRWAMGDTASVPLLRQVFDKKISLGEGVNRLKMRELRLYMLVGGMPQAVNAYLNTNNLQQVDTVKRQILQLYADDFRKIDPSGKISKLFMSIPAQLSRNQLRYQPTSAVGRMAAEKIDELILNLEDSKTVNIAYHTDDPNVGMPLTANINKYKLYIGDTGLFVTLAFWDKDYTENIIYQKLLSDKLSTNMGYVFENLVAQMLRASGNRLFYYTFPKDATHSYEIDFLLSRGSKLCPIEVKSSGYKTHASLDAFCQKFSNRIVNPYLVYTKDLQNDGQTLLIPIYMTPFL; this is encoded by the coding sequence ATGGCTGAATGGAAGGAAATTTCCAAGGGAAGTACAGCCCTCCTTGTAGAGGGTGCTCGCCGTATTGGAAAGTCAACTATCGTAGAAGAATTTGCCAAGAATGAATACGAATCATACATTATGATAGATTTCAATGAGGCTTCCAAGGAAGTGAAAGCACTCTTTGATGATCTTATGAATATGGATTTCATTTTTCTTTTCCTGCAGAATGCTTACAATAAAACATTGCATGAGCGAAAGTCGGTTATCATCTTCGATGAGGTACAACAATGTCCGAAAGCCCGACAAGCCATCAAGTATTTGGTAAAAGACGGTAGATATGACTATATAGAGACTGGCTCACTTATCAGCATACATAAGAGCACTAAGGACATTAGCATCCCTAGCGAAGAACATCGTATCGAGATGTTTCCGATGGATTACGAAGAGTTCAGATGGGCCATGGGGGACACGGCTAGCGTGCCTCTGCTGCGTCAAGTTTTCGATAAGAAAATATCTCTAGGCGAGGGAGTCAACAGATTGAAGATGAGAGAGCTACGCCTATATATGTTGGTAGGAGGAATGCCACAAGCTGTCAATGCTTATCTTAACACTAACAATCTACAGCAAGTAGATACCGTAAAGCGACAGATTCTCCAACTATATGCTGATGATTTCAGAAAGATAGACCCATCGGGCAAAATATCCAAACTATTCATGTCTATCCCAGCTCAATTGAGCAGGAACCAGCTCCGCTATCAGCCTACTTCTGCTGTAGGAAGAATGGCTGCTGAGAAAATAGATGAGTTGATACTCAACTTAGAAGACAGCAAGACTGTTAACATTGCGTACCACACGGATGATCCGAATGTAGGAATGCCACTGACGGCCAACATCAACAAGTACAAACTGTACATAGGCGATACGGGACTATTCGTAACTTTGGCTTTCTGGGACAAGGATTATACGGAGAACATCATCTACCAGAAACTGTTGAGCGACAAGCTATCCACCAACATGGGATACGTATTTGAGAATCTGGTTGCCCAAATGCTGAGAGCCTCAGGCAACAGACTCTTTTACTATACTTTTCCAAAGGATGCCACGCATTCTTACGAAATCGACTTTTTGTTGTCACGCGGCAGTAAGTTGTGCCCTATAGAGGTCAAGTCGTCTGGATACAAAACGCATGCCTCGCTTGATGCTTTCTGTCAAAAATTCTCCAACAGGATAGTAAATCCGTACTTGGTTTACACCAAAGATCTGCAGAATGATGGGCAAACACTCCTGATTCCGATTTACATGACCCCATTCTTATAA